The Gammaproteobacteria bacterium genome has a segment encoding these proteins:
- the ftsE gene encoding cell division ATP-binding protein FtsE, with protein MIRLDRITKLYQGGREALRDVSLDITPGEMIFLTGHSGAGKSTVLKLIALVERPTSGQLLVDGRNIARLPARDIPAYRSQIGMVFQDHKLLEDRSTFDNVALPLVIAGLTRRDAEKRVRAALDQVGLLAKERHPPATLSAGEQQRVGIARAVVARPRLLIADEPTGNLDADLSLEIMKLFRRFNQVGVTMLIATHDLTLASRIGGRHVVLSEGQIVRDEEAISAAPEPRHGARSR; from the coding sequence ATGATCCGGCTCGACAGGATCACGAAGCTGTACCAGGGCGGGCGCGAGGCGCTGCGCGACGTATCGCTCGACATCACCCCCGGCGAGATGATTTTCCTGACGGGCCATTCTGGTGCCGGCAAGAGCACGGTGCTGAAGCTCATCGCGCTGGTCGAGCGCCCGACGAGCGGCCAGCTGCTGGTCGACGGGCGCAACATCGCCCGCCTGCCGGCACGCGATATCCCGGCCTACCGGAGCCAGATCGGCATGGTCTTCCAGGACCACAAGCTGCTCGAGGATCGTTCGACGTTCGACAACGTGGCGCTGCCACTGGTGATCGCCGGCCTCACGCGACGCGACGCCGAAAAGCGCGTGCGCGCGGCACTCGACCAGGTGGGCCTGCTCGCCAAGGAACGCCATCCGCCCGCCACGCTGTCGGCGGGCGAGCAGCAGCGGGTGGGCATCGCCCGCGCGGTCGTGGCGCGCCCGCGACTGCTGATCGCCGATGAGCCGACCGGGAATCTCGACGCCGATCTCTCGCTCGAGATCATGAAGCTGTTCCGCCGCTTCAACCAGGTCGGCGTCACCATGCTGATTGCCACGCACGATCTCACGCTCGCCAGCCGCATCGGCGGCCGGCATGTCGTGCTGAGCGAAGGCCAGATCGTGCGCGACGAAGAGGCCATCAGCGCGGCGCCCGAGCCGCGCCACGGGGCACGGTCGCGATGA
- the ftsX gene encoding permease-like cell division protein FtsX yields the protein MTALLRRHLQNALGALGELRRQPVATGLTVLVIGIALALPASLQVLVQGAQRFAGNWRDIRDFSVYLKPGAKLTQAQELARLLDKKPGIEAVKIIPADEALTEFRNDPAFGKVLAVLEGNPLPHTLVVRPTTSATTTDLDALRAELGQRSEVDIVQLDTQWLSRLAAILDLVRRGVWFTASLLAGAVIVIVGNTIRLDIQNRRREIEVSKLLGASDAFVRRPFLYIGVWYGALGGAVASLVLLAALLLLRGPLQRLLALYGSEFAGFGLRPATLLLVLGGGVVAGWAGAWIAVARHLSAIEPRV from the coding sequence ATGACGGCTCTGCTGCGCCGCCACCTCCAGAATGCGCTCGGCGCGCTCGGCGAACTGCGCCGCCAGCCGGTTGCCACCGGCCTGACGGTCCTGGTGATCGGAATCGCGCTGGCGCTGCCCGCAAGCCTGCAGGTGCTGGTCCAGGGCGCGCAACGCTTTGCCGGGAACTGGCGGGACATCCGCGATTTTTCCGTCTACCTCAAGCCGGGTGCGAAGCTCACCCAGGCGCAGGAACTGGCTCGCCTGCTCGACAAAAAACCGGGCATCGAGGCTGTGAAGATCATCCCCGCCGACGAGGCGCTCACCGAGTTCCGCAACGACCCGGCATTCGGCAAGGTGCTGGCAGTCCTCGAGGGCAATCCCCTGCCACATACGCTGGTGGTACGCCCCACCACCAGCGCCACCACGACGGATCTGGACGCGTTGCGCGCAGAACTCGGCCAACGCAGCGAAGTCGACATCGTGCAGCTCGATACGCAGTGGTTGTCGCGCCTCGCCGCGATCCTCGACCTGGTGCGGCGGGGGGTCTGGTTCACGGCATCACTGCTGGCCGGTGCGGTCATTGTGATCGTGGGCAACACGATCCGCCTCGACATCCAGAACCGGCGCCGCGAGATCGAAGTCTCCAAGCTGCTCGGCGCCAGCGACGCCTTCGTCCGGCGTCCGTTTCTCTACATTGGCGTGTGGTACGGCGCCCTCGGCGGTGCGGTCGCGTCACTGGTACTGCTCGCCGCGTTGCTGCTGCTGCGCGGGCCGCTGCAGCGACTGCTGGCGCTCTACGGCAGCGAGTTCGCCGGCTTCGGCCTGCGCCCCGCCACCCTGCTGCTGGTGCTGGGCGGCGGCGTGGTGGCCGGCTGGGCGGGCGCCTGGATCGCGGTTGCCAGGCACCTCTCGGCCATCGAGCCACGTGTCTAA
- a CDS encoding DUF962 domain-containing protein, producing the protein MRQVDVLLAGYAADHQHPFNRLMHRVCVPAIVVSLLGLLACVPVPQAWRAVTPAVNWSGVLVAGALGWYLWLSPRLAAGMAVATILALLLVASLARLPGPLWLASGIVFALAWIGQFIGHAAEGKRPSFLRDLRFLLVGPLWLLAGLYGRLGLRV; encoded by the coding sequence ATGCGCCAGGTCGACGTGTTGCTCGCCGGATACGCTGCCGATCACCAGCACCCGTTCAACCGCCTGATGCACCGGGTGTGCGTGCCCGCGATCGTCGTCAGCCTGCTGGGACTGCTGGCCTGCGTGCCGGTCCCGCAGGCCTGGCGGGCAGTGACGCCCGCCGTGAACTGGTCGGGTGTCCTCGTCGCCGGTGCGCTCGGCTGGTACCTGTGGCTCTCGCCGCGACTCGCCGCCGGCATGGCCGTCGCCACAATTCTGGCGCTGTTGCTCGTCGCCTCCCTCGCGCGACTGCCCGGGCCGCTGTGGCTGGCGAGCGGCATCGTCTTCGCGCTGGCCTGGATCGGGCAGTTCATCGGGCACGCCGCGGAAGGCAAGCGCCCGTCTTTCCTTCGTGACCTGCGCTTCCTGCTGGTCGGCCCCCTGTGGTTGCTGGCCGGGCTCTACGGCCGTCTCGGCCTGCGTGTCTAG
- a CDS encoding OmpA family protein, protein MSALVVGCQYMQTTDPYTGEPEINKTTKGAAIGAATGVAVGLITGNDSAQRKKKALIFGGAGALAGGAVGNYMDRQDAALRARLQGTGVSVTRTGPNGEHITLNMPGNVTFAVNSADISASFYPVLDSVALVLKEFDKTMVEVAGHTDSDGSDAYNQQLSERRASSVVSYLVSRQVRGDRFLTVGAGETRPIASNSTPEGKAQNRRVEITIVPLTN, encoded by the coding sequence ATGTCGGCTCTTGTCGTCGGCTGCCAGTACATGCAAACCACGGATCCGTACACGGGCGAGCCGGAGATCAACAAGACCACCAAGGGTGCGGCGATCGGCGCTGCGACCGGTGTGGCGGTGGGCCTGATCACGGGCAATGACTCCGCCCAGCGCAAGAAGAAAGCGCTGATCTTCGGTGGTGCCGGCGCTCTCGCCGGAGGCGCGGTCGGCAACTACATGGATCGGCAGGACGCCGCGTTGCGCGCGCGGTTGCAGGGCACCGGTGTGAGCGTGACCCGCACCGGCCCGAATGGCGAGCACATCACGCTCAACATGCCCGGCAACGTGACCTTCGCGGTGAACAGCGCCGATATCAGCGCGTCGTTCTACCCGGTGCTCGACTCCGTTGCGCTTGTCCTCAAGGAGTTCGACAAGACGATGGTGGAGGTCGCGGGTCACACCGACAGCGACGGCAGCGATGCCTACAACCAGCAGCTGTCGGAGCGGCGGGCCAGCAGCGTGGTCTCATACCTGGTTTCGCGGCAGGTGCGCGGCGACCGTTTCCTGACCGTCGGTGCGGGGGAGACCCGCCCGATCGCGAGCAATTCGACCCCGGAAGGCAAGGCGCAGAACCGGCGCGTCGAAATCACGATCGTGCCGCTGACGAACTGA
- the rpoH gene encoding RNA polymerase sigma factor RpoH: MSTALVPNARTLALAGPLGSLDAYIQAVNAIPVLSPAEEQRLARRFAGEQDLDSARELVLSHLRFVVHIARGYLGYGLPLGDLIQEGNVGLMKAVKRFDPDVGVRLVSFAVHWVRAEIHEFVLRNWRLVRVATTKAQRKLFFNLRSAKRNLGWLSREETEAIARDLGVPSGEVTEMEQRLAGHDVVYDPVPSEDDEGAFTPAQYLPAPDADPAETLEADDWQQRVTGQLQSALLALDERSREIVRARWMAEPKATLQELAGRFGISAERVRQIEQQALRAMREAVAA, encoded by the coding sequence ATGAGTACAGCCCTGGTCCCGAATGCACGTACGCTGGCCCTTGCCGGGCCGCTTGGCAGTCTCGACGCCTACATCCAGGCGGTGAACGCCATACCGGTTCTCAGCCCTGCCGAGGAGCAGCGGCTCGCCCGGCGCTTTGCCGGAGAGCAGGATCTCGACTCCGCTCGCGAGCTGGTGCTCTCGCACCTGCGCTTCGTGGTCCACATCGCGCGCGGTTACCTCGGCTACGGGCTGCCGCTCGGCGACCTGATCCAGGAAGGCAACGTCGGGCTGATGAAGGCGGTGAAGCGCTTCGACCCGGACGTGGGCGTGCGGCTCGTTTCTTTTGCCGTGCACTGGGTCCGCGCCGAGATCCACGAGTTCGTGCTGCGCAACTGGCGGCTGGTGCGGGTCGCGACCACCAAGGCCCAGCGCAAGCTGTTCTTCAACCTGCGCAGCGCCAAGCGCAACCTCGGCTGGCTGTCGCGCGAGGAGACCGAGGCCATTGCCCGTGACCTCGGCGTGCCGTCCGGCGAAGTCACGGAAATGGAGCAGCGCCTGGCCGGCCACGATGTCGTCTACGACCCGGTGCCGAGCGAAGACGACGAGGGCGCGTTCACGCCGGCGCAATACCTGCCGGCACCAGACGCAGATCCGGCCGAGACACTGGAAGCCGACGACTGGCAGCAGCGCGTCACCGGGCAGCTGCAGTCGGCGCTGCTCGCGCTCGACGAGCGCAGTCGCGAGATCGTCCGGGCGCGCTGGATGGCGGAGCCGAAGGCCACGCTGCAGGAGCTTGCCGGGCGCTTCGGCATCTCCGCGGAGCGCGTGCGCCAGATCGAGCAACAGGCCCTGCGCGCGATGCGCGAGGCGGTCGCCGCCTGA